In the genome of Chloroflexota bacterium, one region contains:
- a CDS encoding DUF3179 domain-containing protein produces MPLRFTWIGRRLVYVGLFILGGVIFAACGHTATETAAAPAQSQPAPISASPAAADAAARAKTDSTATQSAVTAPSVQSPSRSAPAQTLPTVEPTTVAIPTATSAPLQQMAGTITTSPTPDTQPVPTAAPIVTTDSERSSVTPDPDYERALNAARLSTNGWDTDFSLHTVPYSQIRFVIPRDNIPSIDVPKFVAPSEAAWLKDVEPVVSLDIDGDARAYPLQILTWHEIVNDTVGGVPVSVTFCPLCNSAIAFDRRLDGEVLEFGVSGNLRNSDLIMYDRQTHTWWQQFTGEGIVGEHAGRMLEYLPASIVSFADFSRAHPDGKVLSRETGFTRQYGRNPYAGYDTYDGNPFLFNGDLDGRLLPVERVIAVSMDGVDLAFPLSVLQEERVINYEVGERQIAVFHKFGTTSALDASAIAESRDVGAAGVFDAVLDGQTLTFGAEEDRIVDDQTGSAWDIFGNATDGPLAGKKLTPVVHGNHFWFAWAVFKPDTILYQGEDGA; encoded by the coding sequence TTGCCACTCAGATTTACTTGGATTGGAAGACGCTTAGTCTATGTCGGATTGTTCATTCTGGGCGGCGTCATATTCGCTGCTTGCGGACATACTGCGACGGAGACTGCGGCAGCGCCGGCGCAAAGCCAGCCCGCTCCGATTTCGGCATCACCGGCTGCTGCGGACGCAGCGGCGCGCGCCAAAACTGATAGCACAGCAACTCAGTCTGCTGTAACAGCGCCTAGTGTGCAATCCCCATCGCGCAGCGCGCCAGCGCAGACATTGCCAACAGTCGAGCCGACAACCGTTGCAATTCCGACTGCAACTTCTGCCCCGCTGCAACAGATGGCTGGGACTATCACCACCTCGCCAACGCCCGATACACAGCCGGTTCCGACTGCTGCGCCAATAGTGACTACGGATAGCGAGCGGAGTAGCGTAACGCCGGACCCGGATTACGAGCGGGCGCTGAATGCCGCACGGCTCAGTACGAATGGATGGGACACCGACTTCAGCCTTCACACTGTGCCGTACAGCCAGATTAGGTTCGTCATTCCGCGTGACAATATACCTTCGATAGACGTGCCCAAGTTCGTCGCGCCGTCTGAGGCGGCGTGGCTAAAGGATGTGGAGCCGGTGGTGTCGCTTGACATCGACGGCGATGCGCGCGCTTATCCGCTGCAGATTCTTACTTGGCACGAGATTGTCAACGATACTGTGGGCGGCGTGCCGGTCTCCGTGACATTCTGCCCGCTTTGCAATTCGGCGATAGCGTTCGACAGGCGGTTGGACGGCGAAGTGCTGGAATTCGGCGTATCCGGCAACCTGCGCAACTCGGACCTGATTATGTACGACCGGCAGACGCATACGTGGTGGCAGCAGTTCACGGGCGAGGGCATCGTCGGCGAACACGCCGGGCGCATGCTGGAATATCTCCCTGCGTCCATCGTGTCGTTCGCCGACTTCAGTCGTGCGCATCCGGACGGCAAGGTACTGTCGCGCGAAACGGGCTTCACGCGGCAGTACGGTCGCAATCCATACGCCGGATACGATACATACGACGGCAATCCGTTCCTGTTTAACGGCGACCTAGATGGCAGGCTGCTGCCGGTTGAGCGTGTCATCGCCGTGAGCATGGATGGCGTGGATTTGGCGTTCCCGCTATCGGTGTTGCAGGAAGAGCGCGTTATCAACTACGAGGTTGGCGAGCGTCAGATAGCGGTGTTTCACAAGTTTGGCACGACGTCTGCGCTGGACGCAAGCGCGATAGCCGAATCGCGCGATGTCGGCGCCGCGGGCGTGTTCGATGCAGTGCTAGACGGGCAGACGCTGACTTTCGGCGCAGAGGAGGACCGTATAGTGGACGACCAGACCGGCAGCGCGTGGGATATTTTCGGCAACGCGACCGACGGTCCGCTAGCAGGCAAGAAGCTAACGCCCGTAGTCCACGGCAATCACTTCTGGTTCGCGTGGGCAGTGTTTAAGCCGGATACCATCTTGTATCAGGGCGAAGACGGCGCTTAA